Proteins from one Panicum virgatum strain AP13 chromosome 7K, P.virgatum_v5, whole genome shotgun sequence genomic window:
- the LOC120642330 gene encoding probable inactive receptor kinase RLK902 — protein MPCQLPLDNPAVERKLLSNIPPPCSHSLPPYSFLPCSCSCSPHGVNCDQPAPGGKKRRGKERRRQLAMLPPRAAAAPVAPLLLLTLALAAGAARAADDLASDAASLQAFLAPFGSATVTWDASRPACSWTGVVCTGGRVTEIHLPGDGLRGALPVGALGGLTKLAVLSLRYNALSGPLPPDIASCVELRVINLQSNLLSGELPAAVLALPALTQLNLAGNRFSGRIPPSIAKNGRLQLLYLDGNRLTGEVPDVIMPSLTALNVSFNNLTGEVPKSLSGMPATSFLGMPLCGKPLLPCRAPSSSEPPSRPPTLAPEAPAGSSDIRGGDRHRLAGGALAGIVIGCAFGFLLIAAVLVLVCGALRREPRATYRSHDAVAAELALHSKEAMSPNGYTPRVSDARPPPSVPPALPTASVGKKKLFFFGRIPRPYDLEDLLRASAEVLGKGTFGTTYKAAIESGPVMAVKRLKETSLPEREFRDKVAAIGGIDHPNVVPLQAYYFSKDEKLMVYEFVAMGSLSSMLHGNRGSGRSPLNWESRRRIALASGRGLEYIHATGSMVTHGNIKSSNILLSRSVDARVADHGMAHLVGPAGAPATRVAGYRAPEVVADPRRVSQKTDVYSFGVLLLELLTGKAPTHAVLHDEGVDLPRWARSVVKEEWTAEVFDAELLRHPGAEEEMVEMLRLAMDCTVPTPDQRPAMPEIVARIQEIGAAGSASTARTGRSASMDEADDRPLRPTGSIRQS, from the exons ATGCCATGCCAGCTGCCGCTAGACAACCCAGCGGTGGAAAGAAAGCTTCTTTCCAATATTCCTCCGCCTTGTTCCCATTCTCTCCCCCCCTACTCTTTCCtcccctgcagctgcagctgctccccgCATGGTGTGAATTGTGATCAGCCCGCCCCCGGGGgcaaaaaaagaagaggaaaggaGCGACGCCGCCAGCTAGCCATgctcccgccgcgcgccgccgccgcgccggtggcGCCGCTGCTTCTGCTGACCCTGGCcctggcggccggcgcggcccgGGCCGCCGACGACCTGGCCTCGGACGCCGCGTCGCTGCAGGCCTTCCTCGCGCCGTTCGGGTCCGCGACCGTGACGTGGGACGCGTCCCGGCCGGCCTGCTCCTGGACGGGCGTCGTCTGCACGGGCGGCCGCGTCACGGAGATCCACCTGCCCGGGGACGGGCTCCGGGGCGCGCTCCCCGTCGGCGCGCTCGGCGGGCTCACCAAGCTCGCCGTTCTGTCGTTGCGGTACAACGCGCTCTCCGGCCCGCTGCCGCCGGACATCGCCTCCTGCGTCGAGCTCCGGGTGATCAACCTGCAGTCCAACCtcctctccggcgagctcccggcggcggtgctggcgcTCCCGGCGCTCACGCAGCTCAACCTCGCCGGGAACCGCTTCTCGGGGCGGATACCGCCGAGCATTGCCAAGAACGGGCGGCTGCAGCTGCTCTACCTCGACGGCAACCGCCTCACCGGGGAGGTGCCGGACGTCATCATGCCGTCGCTCACCGCGTTAAACGTCTCCTTCAACAACCTCACCGGCGAGGTACCCAAGAGCCTCAGCGGCATGCCGGCGACGTCTTTCCTCGGCATGCCGTTGTGCGGCAAGCCCCTCCTGCCCTGCCGGGCGCCAAGTTCGTCGGAACCACCGTCGCGGCCTCCCACGCTCGCGCCAGAAGCACCGGCCGGCTCTTCAGATATCCGCGGAGGAGATAGgcaccgcctcgccggcggcgccctcgcTGGCATTGTGATTGGCTGCGCGTTCGGCTTCCTTCTCATCGCGGCCGTTCTCGTCCTCGTGTGTGGCGCGCTGCGGCGCGAGCCAAGAGCAACCTACCGCAGCCATGAcgccgtggcggcggagctggcgCTGCACAGCAAAGAGGCGATGAGCCCCAACGGCTACACCCCACGAGTCTCcgacgcgcggccgccgccttcgGTGCCGCCTGCCCTGCCCACCGCATCAGTGGGGAAGAAGAAGCTTTTTTTCTTCGGGAGGATCCCTCGCCCCTACGACCTCGAGGACCTGCTGCGCGCGTCCGCCGAGGTTCTCGGGAAGGGTACATTCGGCACCACGTACAAGGCCGCGATCGAGTCCGGGCCGGTCATGGCGGTGAAGCGCCTCAAGGAGACTTCGCTGCCGGAGCGCGAGTTCCGGGACAAGGTCGCGGCGATCGGCGGGATCGACCATCCCAACGTCGTGCCCCTGCAGGCCTATTACTTCAGCAAGGACGAGAAGCTCATGGTGTACGAGTTCGTGGCCATGGGCAGCCTCTCCTCGATGCTTCACG GGAACCGTGGCTCCGGCCGGTCGCCGCTGAACTGGGAGTCGAGGAGGCGCATCGCGCTGGCCTCGGGGCGCGGCCTCGAGTACATCCACGCCACGGGCTCCATGGTCACGCACGGCAACATCAAGTCCTCCAACATCCTCCTCAGCCGGTCGGTGgacgcgcgcgtggccgaccacgGCATGGCGCACCTCGTCGGCCCCGCGGGCGCGCCGGCGACCCGCGTCGCGGGGTACCGCGCACCCGAGGTCGTGGCGGACCCGCGCCGGGTGTCGCAGAAGAccgacgtgtacagcttcggcgtgctgctgctggagctgctGACCGGGAAGGCGCCGACGCACGCCGTGCTGCACGACGAGGGCGTGGACCTCCCGCGGTGGGCGCGCTCCGTGGTCAAGGAGGAGTGGACGGCCGAGGTGTTCGACGCGGAGCTGCTCCGGCACCCGGGCGCCGAGGAGGAGATGGTGGAGATGCTGCGGCTGGCCATGGACTGCACCGTGCCCACCCCGGACCAGCGGCCGGCGATGCCCGAGATCGTGGCGCGCATCCAGGAGATCGGCGCCGCGGGGTCGGCGTCGACGGCGCGGACTGGCCGGAGCGCGTCCATGGACGAGGCCGACGACCGGCCGCTGAGACCCACCGGATCGATCCGTCAGAGCTGA